One Lysinibacillus fusiformis genomic window carries:
- a CDS encoding sensor histidine kinase, with protein MSKLSLKLGIIFFVTLFCIETFMMFFLHVSLTNSRVEEELASLQARGNSHRAILEQNFNLETLSHVALMESEAKTDVVITDKDGGILENSKIYPETEKYMRNLKEPIPHTGSILEDNWKKEAFIATISPIQKDRTTIGYVYMFQNTASIHALMERLNKHFLIVGIVSGLVTIAIIIILSRKLAHPLIQMKEATLKLSKGDFTVALTTNGQDELSDLSNAIQKLSDELKHLRQERKEFLSSIAHELRTPLTFIKGYTDILYKRDLSDEARQKYLAIIIEETNRLARLISDLFDLAKMDENSFVVAKERLNMTEFFANIEERLSPAFQEKQIHFTVQCEDKLSLMADPSRFEQIIINLLHNALAYSAAGDTTIVHVKQFNETLLITIEDTGKGIPKKDLPFIFDRFYRVEKSRTRALGGSGIGLAIVKELVHAHGGEVTVRSEETKGTTFELMFKGVGTNDNNIIN; from the coding sequence ATGAGTAAACTTTCACTAAAGCTTGGTATTATTTTTTTTGTTACATTATTTTGCATTGAGACGTTCATGATGTTTTTTTTACATGTTTCTTTAACCAATTCAAGGGTTGAGGAAGAATTAGCTAGTTTACAAGCGAGGGGGAATTCACATAGAGCAATATTAGAACAAAATTTCAATTTAGAAACCCTCTCTCATGTAGCATTAATGGAATCAGAAGCAAAGACGGATGTGGTCATTACTGATAAGGATGGGGGAATATTAGAGAACTCCAAAATCTACCCCGAAACTGAAAAATATATGAGAAACTTAAAGGAACCTATCCCCCATACAGGCAGCATTTTAGAAGATAATTGGAAAAAAGAAGCGTTTATAGCAACAATAAGCCCAATTCAAAAGGACCGAACGACGATTGGTTATGTCTACATGTTTCAGAATACAGCGTCAATACACGCCTTAATGGAGCGATTAAATAAACATTTCCTAATTGTTGGGATAGTCTCTGGATTGGTGACTATCGCTATCATTATTATTTTATCTAGAAAGCTTGCGCATCCATTAATTCAAATGAAAGAAGCTACCTTGAAACTGAGTAAAGGTGATTTTACAGTAGCTCTTACTACAAACGGCCAAGACGAGCTGAGTGATTTATCCAATGCGATACAGAAATTATCGGATGAATTAAAACATTTGAGACAAGAAAGAAAAGAATTTTTATCGAGTATAGCGCATGAACTAAGAACGCCTTTAACATTCATTAAAGGCTATACCGACATTCTCTATAAACGTGATTTAAGCGATGAAGCTCGACAGAAGTACTTAGCAATCATTATAGAAGAAACAAATCGACTTGCGCGTTTAATAAGTGATTTATTTGATTTAGCAAAGATGGATGAAAACTCTTTTGTCGTAGCAAAAGAACGTCTTAATATGACCGAGTTTTTTGCAAATATTGAGGAGAGACTTAGTCCAGCTTTTCAGGAAAAACAGATACATTTCACAGTGCAATGTGAAGATAAGTTATCTTTAATGGCTGATCCATCAAGGTTTGAACAAATTATTATTAATCTACTGCACAATGCATTAGCATATAGTGCTGCTGGAGATACAACTATAGTACATGTCAAACAATTCAACGAAACATTACTAATAACGATTGAAGATACGGGAAAAGGTATTCCAAAGAAGGACCTTCCATTTATTTTTGATCGTTTTTACAGGGTAGAAAAATCACGTACTCGTGCGCTAGGTGGTTCAGGAATTGGCCTTGCGATTGTTAAAGAGCTTGTACATGCACACGGTGGAGAAGTCACAGTTCGTAGTGAAGAAACCAAAGGAACTACTTTTGAATTAATGTTTAAGGGAGTAGGAACGAATGACAACAATATTATTAATTGA
- a CDS encoding NADPH-dependent FMN reductase → MKVVAIVGSIRKESYNKQLANFIQKRYTEKFELEVLNLRDLPMYDQDIENEAPQAVLDFKAKVKAADAVLWVTPEYNGTVPGVMVNAIDWLSRVDKVMVGKPSFIMGASMGNLGTVKAQLHLRDILFSPGINSPLLGGNDVYIGAVHTKFDAEGKLTDEGTVQFLDQVIENFLHWMPKYA, encoded by the coding sequence ATGAAAGTAGTAGCAATCGTGGGTAGTATCCGTAAAGAATCTTATAATAAACAATTAGCAAATTTCATTCAAAAACGCTATACAGAAAAATTTGAGCTTGAAGTATTAAACTTACGTGATTTACCAATGTATGACCAAGATATCGAAAATGAAGCCCCACAAGCTGTTTTAGATTTTAAAGCAAAAGTAAAAGCAGCAGATGCAGTACTTTGGGTAACACCAGAATATAACGGTACAGTACCAGGGGTTATGGTGAATGCAATTGACTGGTTATCTCGAGTAGACAAAGTAATGGTGGGTAAGCCTTCTTTCATAATGGGTGCATCAATGGGTAACTTAGGTACCGTTAAGGCACAATTACATTTACGTGATATTCTATTCTCACCAGGCATTAATTCCCCATTACTTGGAGGGAATGATGTGTATATAGGTGCTGTACACACTAAATTCGATGCTGAAGGTAAATTAACAGATGAAGGTACTGTACAATTCCTTGACCAAGTTATTGAGAACTTCTTACACTGGATGCCAAAATACGCTTAA
- a CDS encoding nitroreductase family protein produces the protein MEFTKLIDKRRSANNFIKEVQMTEEDIRPILEDVKLAPSAFNLQHAEYIIVLDEEMKERVREAAFGQYKVHAASGVILVLGDKEAYKQTVHINQGMVDLGIITDYELQHLIDENTNFYEERGEEFKREDAIRNASLSAMLFMLAAKNRGWDTCPMIGFDQERMRALFNVPDTQEIALMITIGKEKESSRRLRGYRKPVEEFATYY, from the coding sequence GTGGAATTTACAAAACTAATAGACAAACGTCGGTCTGCAAACAATTTTATCAAAGAAGTCCAAATGACCGAGGAGGATATTCGTCCAATTTTAGAGGATGTAAAGCTTGCGCCATCTGCATTTAATTTACAACATGCAGAATACATTATTGTCCTCGATGAGGAAATGAAAGAAAGAGTACGCGAAGCGGCATTTGGTCAATATAAGGTGCATGCAGCTTCGGGTGTGATTTTAGTGTTAGGAGATAAAGAAGCTTATAAACAAACGGTCCATATTAACCAGGGAATGGTTGATTTAGGTATTATTACTGACTATGAGCTTCAGCATCTTATTGATGAAAATACGAACTTTTACGAAGAACGAGGCGAGGAATTTAAGAGGGAAGATGCAATTCGTAATGCATCTCTTTCAGCTATGTTATTCATGTTGGCTGCAAAAAATCGTGGCTGGGATACATGTCCAATGATTGGTTTTGATCAAGAAAGAATGAGAGCTCTGTTCAATGTGCCAGACACGCAAGAAATTGCACTGATGATTACAATCGGCAAGGAAAAAGAAAGTAGTCGTCGCCTACGTGGATATCGTAAACCAGTTGAAGAATTTGCAACCTATTATTAG
- a CDS encoding YdhK family protein — protein sequence MELQRKWHVGLLMVVAFLALSACAEDTADTKKQNTAEQQTEMEHSSMNHASSGEVPTTLKNADNPMYPVGSTAVIINGHMEGMKGAEATIVGAYDTTAYMISYEPTTGGKRVENHKWVIHEELLNPGSEPLTSGTEVKTDASHMEGMVNATVRIDEALQTTVYMIDYVSTTNGDVVTNHKWVTEDELTKNE from the coding sequence ATGGAACTACAAAGAAAATGGCATGTAGGCTTACTAATGGTTGTTGCCTTTTTGGCATTATCCGCATGCGCAGAAGATACAGCCGATACAAAAAAACAGAACACTGCTGAACAGCAGACTGAAATGGAGCATTCTTCGATGAATCATGCCAGTTCTGGTGAAGTACCAACAACTTTGAAGAATGCAGATAATCCAATGTATCCCGTCGGTAGTACTGCTGTGATTATAAATGGACATATGGAAGGTATGAAAGGTGCAGAAGCAACGATTGTTGGAGCTTATGATACAACTGCTTACATGATTTCCTATGAACCTACTACAGGTGGCAAACGTGTGGAGAATCACAAATGGGTCATTCATGAGGAATTATTAAATCCAGGTAGCGAACCATTAACATCTGGAACAGAAGTAAAAACGGATGCATCCCATATGGAAGGCATGGTAAATGCAACGGTGCGCATTGATGAGGCACTACAAACAACCGTTTATATGATTGATTATGTTTCCACAACAAATGGTGATGTTGTAACAAATCACAAATGGGTAACTGAAGATGAACTAACAAAAAATGAATAG
- a CDS encoding response regulator transcription factor codes for MTTILLIDDEPRMLDLLSLYLEPRFHCITMSAIQNALAYLEEQHVDLVLLDIMMPEMDGWQVCQEIRKYWDVPIIMLTAKGEQTDIVKGLNLGADDYILKPFDEEELLARIHAVLRRTKPIENEIIFEGLRLNKESFELHFQQEEIALTPKEFSMMALFLEYQNKVFSREQLIDSVWGFNVSIEDRTIDSHVRNLREKLRKSGFPADHYLQTVWGIGYKWYKSIEADC; via the coding sequence ATGACAACAATATTATTAATTGATGATGAACCGAGGATGCTGGACTTATTATCTCTCTATCTAGAGCCTAGATTTCATTGCATTACAATGTCAGCTATTCAAAATGCGTTAGCTTATTTAGAAGAACAACATGTGGATTTAGTATTGTTGGATATCATGATGCCAGAAATGGATGGCTGGCAAGTATGTCAGGAAATTAGGAAGTATTGGGATGTACCCATTATTATGCTAACAGCTAAAGGGGAACAGACTGATATTGTGAAAGGTCTAAATCTTGGGGCAGATGACTACATTCTAAAACCTTTTGATGAAGAAGAATTACTCGCACGGATACATGCAGTTTTAAGGAGAACTAAACCTATTGAAAATGAAATAATATTTGAAGGATTGCGTTTAAATAAGGAGTCTTTTGAATTGCATTTTCAGCAGGAAGAGATTGCTTTAACACCGAAAGAATTTTCAATGATGGCGTTATTTCTTGAATATCAAAATAAAGTTTTTTCAAGAGAGCAATTAATAGATAGCGTGTGGGGATTTAATGTTTCGATTGAAGACCGGACAATTGATTCACATGTGCGTAATTTACGAGAGAAATTGAGAAAAAGCGGTTTTCCAGCCGATCATTATTTACAAACCGTGTGGGGAATCGGCTACAAATGGTATAAATCGATTGAGGCCGATTGTTGA